The nucleotide sequence ACAGCAAGGGTAGCACCTGCTCCAGCAGATGGTGTCCACCAGCAGCACGGCAGCCCCCAGCAGCTCGCAGGGGCATCCTGGGGTCCGCTGTGGGGTTGAGGGCCTGAAAAGTCAGGGGCACACACTCTCACTTCAGAGGGCTGGAGACCCTTTTCCTTCGCCAGTGGTTCCCAGTATTAACTTTAGCATCTGGTGGTCATGTCCCACCTTCCCCACCTCCTACCACCTTAGTCCCAACGGGATAATGGCAGACCAACAATTAAATGAAAGCCCTAGTATCTGCCAGGGAGTCCAGGCCGGTCCAACTCAcagctcctgccctccctcccatcccccaagcCCATCCTTCCCCCGCCTGGTCCTATGCAGACTTCACTGGCAGTAAACTCTCCTCGAGTCCAAGACATCACGAGCAGCGCCTTGGGCACGGCCATCGCCAGCTCAGACCCCGGCAGGGGATCCTATGTAAAGCCCACACTGAGTCGTTCCTTACTGATCCATTTTAGACATTTCTGTTCTCAATATAATGGATTTAAGTCTTTGGGAGAACGTAGAAGAGACCAAATTTCAGCCTGAAATGCAGTGACTTCTCTGTGGCCCATGATTGAATTGAATGAACGGCCAGGAAAACACGAGGCAGAGCTCGCTGGGCGCTGAGCCATCTGTGTTCATTGGTCCATGGATTCATTCAGCttctgtttactgagcacctgccgtGGGCCAAATACCTAGTGAGTGCTCCTGGGCGGGAGAGTGGAGCAGATGACTGGAGAGACCTCTTCCTGTGCCTACTCTACCtcaccccccaaccccttcctGCCTGCCCGGTGGCAGTCAGGCCTCAGATGAATCTGGTGGCGGACCTGCCCCTCAAAGTGCCCTTGGCCGGGTGGTGAACATCTCACAAGGAAAGGCAGAGAAGTAGGCACGTCCCCTCGCTAAGAGAGGGGGAGCCCTTTCTGCGGGGATGGGGCGGTCAGTGGGGGAGGATGGAGGCTGCGGGTCGGGGAACAGCCGAGTGACGGTGGCAGGCCCTGGGGCCCTCTAGCTGAGCCGCTCGGGGCAAGCCTTGCCCATCCCAGGGTCTCAGGGTCCCTCCCTGTCTTTAAAGGCCAGGGTTGGACTCCCAGAGCACTTCCGGATCTGCCCTCTGTAATGCCAGATACTAGTTAATGAGGGTCCTCTAGGTGCCATGGGACCCGTCCCGTTTCGTGTAATAGTCCAAGCAGCATCATGAGATGAGCACTAAAATGacactcattttacaaatgaagaaacagaactcAAGAGATTCTGTGCGGATGCCAATACGTAGTGGTTGCGTCTGCCTCGGGACCAGGGCCCTAGGCCATCCTGCCTGCACCCGTGCTCTCAAGCTGGCAGTCCACTGAGAGCCAGCCAGGGAGCCGTAACAAACCTTGGGTTCCTGGGCCCCGGCCCGGAGGAGACTGAAGCAGTTCAGCTGTGGTAGGAGAGCCTGGGAATCTGGGGGTTTCTAAGTGCATCTGATGGCTGCcaaggctccagatgtgcagccCTAGGGGATCTCTTTTGACGTTCACTCTGCTGTAAGAGTCATGACCACTGTCGTGCTAGTAGGTGGCCCTCGCGCACGCCTTGACCCTCCAGTGAGGCAAACGTAAGGGGACGTCAGAGGATCCGCACCGGATGTCCCAGTAAGACTTCAAAGCTGGAAAGAGGTTTCTTCGTGCAAAAGTGCTTCAGGGGAAATGGATCTGGTAGAGCGCTGGCCTTTAGGCGATTTCCAAGCCCATCTCCTCCCACACATAATCCTGTGCTCCACTCCCTTCCCCTTCACTGCAGGTCATGGTCATTTACAAGACAGCCACGGATGACTGTATGAAGCCTTGAAAGTGTAGGAAATACTGCATCAGTAACTTCTTTGATTTGTTCCCAAAGGCTAGGCTTTTATAAATGGCGGGCAGTTCCCCCAGTGCAGATCACAGATCGGGGCCCTTTCCTGTTGTTTCCTATCTCCCCGACCTGAGGATACATCTGTACAGAGGCATTTCTTAATTAGATAGCTTTATACTTTTTTGGTGGAGGAGTGTAAGTCATTCCATTAAAAACAAGCTTCtatagaaaaatacagagaatagAAAGTGAGTTTCCAGTCACCCCCAAAAGACGACTGCTCCAAAGAGTTGCATATACTTTCTTCCAAGGTGTTTTTGTGCACTCGtagaaatgtgtgtgtatgtgcatgcacgtgtgtgtgtctgtgtgtgtacagatcaatggaaccgtGCTATAGTGACTGTTACGCAGTTGTGTTACGCTCCAAACAGTGTCTCTCAGACAGCTGCCCAAAAGAACACGCCAGATCTACTTCACTCCTCCAAAGCCTCTGCTTTATCCCATTTTCTCACTCACTAAAGCCTGATGCATTTAACCAagatagggaagcaacctaaaagttcAACGTCTACGTCacgcttttcctttttaaaaatcaggttagCAGTAGACAGGTGGGAATTGCAAGTTTCTTAGCGATTCTCCCTTGCCCTCCAATGTCTGCATAGTTCCGCTGAAAGCTCCTTTAAGTGGGCAGAGAATATCCTTCGCGTGACTTTCTGTAGTGTTTGGTGTAGAGACAGCATAATGCTTTATTTGAACTGTAACGCAACAGTCTAAATGAAAGACAGCAACAAAACAACAAGCATCATGGTTCTAAAAATAGGCTGTATTGTATAGTTTTGACAACTCTTTCTAAGTCTTGAAACTGAGAGATCTGTTTTATCTTGCAAGTTTCCTGTTCAATAGCTTTAATGTGCCAAGCCTTTATAAACATTCCTctgcctccccccttccctctccctccctccctctctcccccctccctccctccctccctcccttccttccttcccatccctCTTTTCTCTTCCAGCCACAGGGAACCATTaagaggaggcaggaaggagaaaCTTTCCAGCTTTCAGGCATGGCCGAAGGAGGTTACCCTAATAAAATTAAGAGACCATGCCTTGAAGACGTCACGCTTTCGATGGGCCCCGGCGCCCATCATCCCAGCACAGCCTGTGCAGAGCTGCAGGTTCCTGCGTTACCCATGAACCCTGGCTCTGCAGCGATGGGAGCGGCTGGTCATTCATTACTTCTCGAAAATAACCCCATGAACGGCAGCGTAATGGGCTCACCGTTTGTGGTACCACCAACTGCGGAAATGGGACTGAAAGGCCCCCCTCTTTCTTACTATGACAAGACCAACACTGTGCCTGCTGTGGACCAGGAGCTTCAAGATCTGCTGGAGGAGCTAACAAAAATTCAAGAACCTTCTCCGAGTGAGCTCGACCTTGAAAAAATCCTGGGGAGCAAGCCGGAAGAACCGCTGGTCTTAGATCACCCCCCGGCAACCCTAGGCGTGACTCCCAAGCCTGCGGTTCAGATGCCACACTTGGAGAGCCTTGGTTCCAGCAAGGACTTCGCTTCAAGTTGCAGCCAGGTCCCGGGGGTGTCGCTTCAAATCCCGCCCTCCTCTGCGGGGATCAGCTACGTCATTCCCTCCACCAGTAAGCAGATGGTCTCCCCCAGTTCTTCAACAGCACAGGCCAAGAGCCAGGTCCAGGCGCCGCTCCCTGCGGCTGCCTTGCCACCGCTCCCGGTGCCTCAGTGGCATCACGCCCACCAGCTGAAGGTGCTGGCAGCCAGCAAGCAGGGCTGTAGTACGAAGCAGCAGGGCCCCGCTCCCAGTTGGTCCGGCCTGCCTCTTCCCGGCCTCTCCCCGCCTTACCGCCCGCTGCCCTCACCACAGCCGCTGCAGCCGTTCAGCCCTCAGGGCCTCATGGTGTCCTGCATGTCATCGAGCAGCCTGCCGGCGAGCGCTCTGCAGGGCTCTCCCAATGCCTTATTGTCCAGTGTGGCGCCCAGCAGCGGCGCTGCCCTGGGGCCGGCCATGACCTATGCCCCCGAGAAGCTCCCCAGCCCCGCGCTCCAGCAGCAGCCGCAGTTCAGCCCGCAGCCCTCCATCCTTGCCAACCTGGTGTCCTCCACCATCAAACAGCCTCAAGGGCACCTGATATCCACTCTGCCCACCAGCAACCTGGGGCCCTCCACTCCCTACCGCCCAGAGAAGCTGTCCAGCCCCGGGCTGCCGCAGCAGTCCTTCACCCCACAGTGCCCCCTGATCCGCAGTCTCACTCCCACCAGCAATCCGCTCGGCCCGCAGCAGCCGCAGCTGCAGCTGCCGCCACCTCCGCCTCCGCCAGCCAGTACCGTCCTCAAGCCCATGGCCACCAGCTCGCCCAGAACCCTGAGCCTGATCATGCAGCAGGGGCTGGCCGCCCCCAGCCCGGGAGCCCCGGAGCCTTTTCCTTTCGGCCACACCAAGCCCTTGTCACATTTCGTCTCTGAGCCGGGCCCCCCGAAGATGCCCTCGGTGCCCGCCGCGTCTCGGCAGCCTGCCCTGCTCCACTACCTGCAGCAGCCGACGCTGACGCCGGCCTCTTCTGCCACGGCCTCGTCCACGGCCACAGCCAGcctgcagctgcagcagcagccggACGCCGCTTCGTTCCTTCTGCAGCACGTGACGCAGCAGCCGCAGCGTGTTCAGCGGTCGGTGGCCTCGGATTCCATGCCTTCTCTGCCCAGACAGGTAAGCCGGTCTCATCTCTGGTTGCGTCCCTTGGTTTTGGAAATAAGAACCACGTTTCATGGTATTGAGAGCCGCCTTTGGAGGCAGATCTAGGCTGTAGCCCTCTTTGAGAGTGGACTTAACTCTGGAAAAGTCTATTGAAGCCAACTTACTCTGCGCAGTCAGAGCGCAGTATTCATGAGGTCAAGGTTATGGTTTCAGTTCCTGTGCAGGTTGCTTAGCTTCCCTGGGAGAAAAGTTCACCCACAAGGTGCCGCCAGGGGAAGGAACCAGGGCAGACGAGTCAGAATCACACAGAACTGGGCCGTGAGGCACGTCCCCTCACCCAGGACCAGTGAAGCCTTCATAGGATGCAAGGAAATTGCTCTGAAGCATTTAAATTTTCTCCCAGCTGGCATAAGGCTGCACACCGAGCCTTCTAGAAGTGTCACAGCACACGTCTGCTGGGCAGCGGCAGCGTGCCATCCACCCCTGCACCAGGTGCTGAGGCAGGTCCTAAATGAAGCTGTCAGAGACGTGTCAGGTAGTTACTCTTACCATTCCCGTTTTACAGAGGaagtaactgaggctcagagtgttGAAATGACtcgcccagagtcacacagttaGCGAGAGGCCCAGCAGCAACTTGAAGGCAGGCGGGCttgctccagagcccgtgctcttctCAAAATCCCCATGATGTCTCTCTCATCTCCTACAGTCTTGTCAGTCACTCAGTTCAGCTACTTCTCCCTGGGCAGTGTCTATCATAGTTCCCACTTTTCACTTGTTCTGACCCCTGCCTGTATTAGTTACCTATGGCCACGTAACAAGTTAGCCCGTAACTACTGCTTAAAACAAGACACATACGTAACTTCACAGTTTCTGGGGGCTGGGAATCCTGGCACAGCTTAGCAGGGCCCTCTGGCCCCAGGTCTCTCACAAGGTTGCAGTCATCTTAAGGCTCAACTGGGAAGGACTGGCTTCCAGACTCACTGCTGTGGTTGTTGGCAGGAAGCAGTTCCTTGTGGGTTGTTGGACTGAGGTCTCAGTCCCTCATGAGCTGCTGGCCAGAGGCCTCCCTTGGTTCCTTGCCACGTGGACCTCTTCATAGAGCCTCTCACAACATGACAGCCAGCTTCATCAGAGCAAGCAAGAGAGAATGTgccaggaagagaggcagggGGAGTGCCAGCAGGTCAGAAGTCACAGTCTGTATAACCTAGCCTGGGAAGTGACATTGCATCACGTGTGCAGTATTCTGTTCATTAGACGCGAGCATGAAGATGTGAGTACCAGCAGGGGATTACAGGCTGGGGAGGGTACCAGAGATCCCTGGGGACCACGTCAGATGCCTCCCTGCCCCGAATACCGTCTTTCGTGCTTCCTCTTCGTCCGAACTCGTACAGTTGATTCTTAAACTGGTTGCTCCAATAAACCATCCGTTTCTCTGAGAATTACCTTGCTATGACACAGACCTGACCATGTTCACACTTGCTCGGAAGATTCTGGAGGCCCGTAAGCTGTGACTCCATCTACCTCCTTAGACTCGGTGTCCCTCGGGCCCCAAAGTGCTTGCAACTCCTGGCCCACTCTGCGCCCTTGGCCTTGGCTCCCACTGTTGCCTGTGTCCGGCCTTCCCTGCCCACCTTTGCTCTCCTGTCCCACTCTTACAGGTCCTAAGGCTCTGTCACTatcaccccccgcccccgggaAGCTTTGCCCCAGCTGTCCTCTGCACTTCCGCCTCCCACTCTGCCTCCTTCTTCTGTAGAGAAGCCAAGGAGTAGGTGGCCGTAAAGTGCTTGTCTGGGAATGTGGCCCAAGGGAAGCTCCCAGTGGGGGCTGACCTCTTTGCTGAGGGCCCTGGATGACCATGGCCGCGGCAGTCCCCAGAGGAGAGACACCGTGTCTTTTTCATCCAGGTCTCGTGAAGTATCACCAGGCAGAGTACTCCACGCCAGGGGTCGGTCCTTCGAGGGGAGCGCCCGTGGGGGTGGCCAGGGTGAGCAGCCGGCCCTTGTCCACAGTTCAGGAGcactttggtttggttttgttataGGCCTGTTGCCAGCTGTTTTCGTGGACTTCTGCAGCTGGCTTGGGGGAGTGCCAGCTTCAGCACTGGAGCCCTTATCCTAGCAGGAAAGAGCCTCAGCCCGGAGCCGTGTCACCGTCTAACATTGTGAgcctttttggtttcttttgtgtTCAGTGGGGAACATGTGTAGCCTGACTGTTGCTTCGGAGCCAGACCAGCTGGCTCACAGAGAGAAGCCTTAATGATTAGGGTCGTGAGAATCACACCCGACTGATTCCCTAGGTGGGGCTGGAGAAAGTGTCCGGGAGAAAGCGCGTGCAGCCAAGCTCCCCAGGTCAGGAGGGGCTCAGGTGATCTCCGCCGACAGAGGCAAGAGACTGGGCTCCCCGATGGGATGCTCTTGCCGCCAGGAGCTGCCTTCCCGGCCAGCACTGGCCAGTGCCCAGGGGCTGAGTGTGCTACCTGGGACTTCACCTGCCTTTTCTTGTCTTAGTCCTCAGAGGTAGGGGCTGTTATCATTCTCTTTAAAGTTGAGaagactgagacacagagaagtccccagagttgcccacagtcacacagcaagtcggGGCCAGAGCAGGGAGTCCGGCTAGAGAGCCCACACTTGTAATCCCACGCACGGGGGCCTCCAGAGCCCTCTGTTCCTGCCTTGACCTCCTAACTGTTGCCTCTTCTACAAAGTGGGTGTGATGGTAGGTTGTTTGAGGATTAAAAGCGTCGATTCAGCGCGTCGAAAGCACTCCAAACAGAGCCTGGCGCAAAACCTGCCAACGAAAGCCTGACTCCTCGTCCTGAGTCTCCAGGTCTGTTTCCTGGGGGCCAAGATGGTTCTCAAAGCTGGGGCTGTGTCAGGACGGAATATGAGCAGTGCTGTCTCCAGACCCCACACCTGCCAGTGAGATGGACGGCAGTGGCGGGGCT is from Orcinus orca chromosome X, mOrcOrc1.1, whole genome shotgun sequence and encodes:
- the MAMLD1 gene encoding mastermind-like domain-containing protein 1 isoform X2, with amino-acid sequence MDDWKSRLVIKSMLPHFAMVGNRQEPRKLQESPQGTIKRRQEGETFQLSGMAEGGYPNKIKRPCLEDVTLSMGPGAHHPSTACAELQVPALPMNPGSAAMGAAGHSLLLENNPMNGSVMGSPFVVPPTAEMGLKGPPLSYYDKTNTVPAVDQELQDLLEELTKIQEPSPSELDLEKILGSKPEEPLVLDHPPATLGVTPKPAVQMPHLESLGSSKDFASSCSQVPGVSLQIPPSSAGISYVIPSTSKQMVSPSSSTAQAKSQVQAPLPAAALPPLPVPQWHHAHQLKVLAASKQGCSTKQQGPAPSWSGLPLPGLSPPYRPLPSPQPLQPFSPQGLMVSCMSSSSLPASALQGSPNALLSSVAPSSGAALGPAMTYAPEKLPSPALQQQPQFSPQPSILANLVSSTIKQPQGHLISTLPTSNLGPSTPYRPEKLSSPGLPQQSFTPQCPLIRSLTPTSNPLGPQQPQLQLPPPPPPPASTVLKPMATSSPRTLSLIMQQGLAAPSPGAPEPFPFGHTKPLSHFVSEPGPPKMPSVPAASRQPALLHYLQQPTLTPASSATASSTATASLQLQQQPDAASFLLQHVTQQPQRVQRSVASDSMPSLPRQACCQLFSWTSAAGLGECQLQHWSPYPSRKEPQPGAVSPSNITHVDKACKLGEARPPQVSLGRQPPSCQALGSESFLPGSSFAQELARVTSSYSTSEAAPWGGWDPKAWRQVPAPLLPSCDAVAREAEIRSYGNDP
- the MAMLD1 gene encoding mastermind-like domain-containing protein 1 isoform X3, with the protein product MDDWKSRLVIKSMLPHFAMVGNRQEPRKLQESPQGTIKRRQEGETFQLSGMAEGGYPNKIKRPCLEDVTLSMGPGAHHPSTACAELQVPALPMNPGSAAMGAAGHSLLLENNPMNGSVMGSPFVVPPTAEMGLKGPPLSYYDKTNTVPAVDQELQDLLEELTKIQEPSPSELDLEKILGSKPEEPLVLDHPPATLGVTPKPAVQMPHLESLGSSKDFASSCSQVPGVSLQIPPSSAGISYVIPSTSKQMVSPSSSTAQAKSQVQAPLPAAALPPLPVPQWHHAHQLKVLAASKQGCSTKQQGPAPSWSGLPLPGLSPPYRPLPSPQPLQPFSPQGLMVSCMSSSSLPASALQGSPNALLSSVAPSSGAALGPAMTYAPEKLPSPALQQQPQFSPQPSILANLVSSTIKQPQGHLISTLPTSNLGPSTPYRPEKLSSPGLPQQSFTPQCPLIRSLTPTSNPLGPQQPQLQLPPPPPPPASTVLKPMATSSPRTLSLIMQQGLAAPSPGAPEPFPFGHTKPLSHFVSEPGPPKMPSVPAASRQPALLHYLQQPTLTPASSATASSTATASLQLQQQPDAASFLLQHVTQQPQRVQRSVASDSMPSLPRQTHVDKACKLGEARPPQVSLGRQPPSCQALGSESFLPGSSFAQELARVTSSYSTSEAAPWGGWDPKAWRQVPAPLLPSCDAVAREAEIRSYGNDP
- the MAMLD1 gene encoding mastermind-like domain-containing protein 1 isoform X1, whose protein sequence is MDDWKSRLVIKSMLPHFAMVGNRQEPRKLQESPQGTIKRRQEGETFQLSGMAEGGYPNKIKRPCLEDVTLSMGPGAHHPSTACAELQVPALPMNPGSAAMGAAGHSLLLENNPMNGSVMGSPFVVPPTAEMGLKGPPLSYYDKTNTVPAVDQELQDLLEELTKIQEPSPSELDLEKILGSKPEEPLVLDHPPATLGVTPKPAVQMPHLESLGSSKDFASSCSQVPGVSLQIPPSSAGISYVIPSTSKQMVSPSSSTAQAKSQVQAPLPAAALPPLPVPQWHHAHQLKVLAASKQGCSTKQQGPAPSWSGLPLPGLSPPYRPLPSPQPLQPFSPQGLMVSCMSSSSLPASALQGSPNALLSSVAPSSGAALGPAMTYAPEKLPSPALQQQPQFSPQPSILANLVSSTIKQPQGHLISTLPTSNLGPSTPYRPEKLSSPGLPQQSFTPQCPLIRSLTPTSNPLGPQQPQLQLPPPPPPPASTVLKPMATSSPRTLSLIMQQGLAAPSPGAPEPFPFGHTKPLSHFVSEPGPPKMPSVPAASRQPALLHYLQQPTLTPASSATASSTATASLQLQQQPDAASFLLQHVTQQPQRVQRSVASDSMPSLPRQACCQLFSWTSAAGLGECQLQHWSPYPSRKEPQPGAVSPSNIDYTGPRSACSHSAPLEWVAAAPFPAAAETELPAPSGHLLLLQEKQKSGLMAMIPEQRSAYLAQQMSQFQAVQDQVTSKCSRTKASSPPNQPMMPPGAALLQSALSPGMVPPARHQSREGVGLMSPSPGKQHGTFSSSPLFPTPLRLSHNPAGSLGSTCRRTRIPKAAPTGVPLPGFCPSPLGSQPLSPHQLRQPCVPRVPTVLHNAAWVAAAAAAVSTAVLRGPPPRQAAHGVQQHFHSNSLFAKAPVRVPQGAPVFPSQQAVVSPSQVAPGGRPSQKVGAAPANPSFSLLGHQSLRQSPLRGPVPVLHATKSLQQGMASFRPVSPIQGIEPPSYVAATTAAASTVAASPSPGPFNSVGSPPELPPYALLPQASLNDLISPPDCTEVDFIEALLKGPGVSPDEDWVCNLRLIDDILEQHAAAQTAAAQSAGHIPEQAGHIPQNVGEL